Part of the Thermotoga sp. genome is shown below.
CAATCCTCATTGCCGGTGTTGACATTGAACCACCAGCTGAAGACGGTTCCATAGACACACAAAACAACTGGGTATTCTTTACAAATTCTGGTGGCGAAGGTACAGCGAGTGTAGAAGATGGTGTTCTTGTTGTAGAAATTACAAACAGTGGGGAGCACAGCTGGTCGGTTCAATTGCTGCAGTCTCCTATACTGGTTGAAAAACTTCATAAGTACAGAGTCTCTTTCAGAGCAAAGGCTTCTGAACAGAGAGCTATAGGTGTCAAAATAGGTGGAACCGCTGGAAGAGGCTGGGCTGCATACAATCCAGGTACTGATGAATCTGGAGGAATGGCATTCGAGCTTGGAACAGACTGGCAGGCTTATGAATTCGAATTTGTGATGAGACAGGAAACGGACGAAAACGCTCGTTTTGAATTCCAGCTTGGAAAGCAGGTGGGAACTGTTTGGATTGATGATGTTGTCATGGAAGATATAGGAGTTCTTGAGGTCAGTGGAGAAGAAAACGAAGTTTACACTGAAGAGGGCGAGGACAAAGTGGAGGACTGGCAACTTGTCTGGAGTCAGGAGTTCGACGATGGTGTTATCGATCCAAACGTGTGGAACTTCGAGATAGGGAACGGTCACGCAAAAGGCATACCGGGTTGGGGGAACGGTGAGCTCGAGTATTACACTGACAAGAACGCGTTCGTTGAAAACGGATGTCTTGTGATCGAAGCAAGAAAGGAGCAGGTATCTGACGAGTACGGAACTTACGATTATACATCTGCAAGAATGACCACAGAAGGTAAGTTTGAGATAAAATACGGAAAGATCGAGATAAGAGCAAAGCTTCCAGAAGGTCAGGGTATCTGGCC
Proteins encoded:
- a CDS encoding carbohydrate binding domain-containing protein, with protein sequence MLGNASFDNPILIAGVDIEPPAEDGSIDTQNNWVFFTNSGGEGTASVEDGVLVVEITNSGEHSWSVQLLQSPILVEKLHKYRVSFRAKASEQRAIGVKIGGTAGRGWAAYNPGTDESGGMAFELGTDWQAYEFEFVMRQETDENARFEFQLGKQVGTVWIDDVVMEDIGVLEVSGEENEVYTEEGEDKVEDWQLVWSQEFDDGVIDPNVWNFEIGNGHAKGIPGWGNGELEYYTDKNAFVENGCLVIEARKEQVSDEYGTYDYTSARMTTEGKFEIKYGKIEIRAKLPEGQGIWP